From the Lepidochelys kempii isolate rLepKem1 chromosome 2, rLepKem1.hap2, whole genome shotgun sequence genome, one window contains:
- the CABYR gene encoding calcium-binding tyrosine phosphorylation-regulated protein isoform X4 — protein MPEKRADLGDKFMQDISVVSPLSEEPKQKEKSTDTEEDQLHEGPEPEFSSKTTQYPSTHCELLENEPSPSGPEPSPKGPELAYVPADPAQLAAQMLAMATTEAGQPPPYSNVWTLYCLTDLSQQGRKSPPPLPPAGTGAPYPQATLYISSGKEQQPFLQQQLTPQGPPPQVSSPTYVMMEESKRGNAPPFILVGSTVQNVQDWKSIPGHAVLTQHDTSAVRRFTTVPVPVARPADLKMAMPNPNSNVAQETARPPTPVFLSVAIPLDEVMSAKRGSAAGDNQAAINPFAGSYGIAGEITFTSGPVRRADS, from the exons ATGCCAGAAAAGAGAGCTGACCTTGGAGACAAGTTTATGCAAGATATAAGTGTGGTGTCTCCACTTTCTGAGGaaccaaaacaaaaggaaaaatccaCAGACACAGAGGAGGACCAGTTGCACGAAGGCCCTGAACCTGAATTCAGCAGCAAAACTACCCAATACCCATCGACTCACTGCGAACTTTTAGAAAATGAACCATCCCCTTCGGGACCTGAACCATCCCCTAAGGGACCTGAACTTGCCTATGTCCCAGCTGATCCTGCACAGCTTGCTGCACAGATGTTAG caaTGGCAACAACCGAAGCGGGACAACCACCACCATATTCTAATGTGTGGACTCTCTATTGTCTAACTGATTTGAGCCAACAAGGTCGAAAGTCAccaccaccccttcctcctgctggaACTGGTGCTCCTTATCCCCAAGCAACCCTCTATATATCTAGTGGGAAGGAGCAACAACCGTTCCTACAACAGCAGCTGACACCACAAGGTCCACCACCACAAGTATCCTCTCCAACTTATGTGATGATGGAAGAAAGCAAGAGGGGAAATGCACCACCTTTCATATTAGTGGGCTCTACGGTTCAGAATGTACAGGACTGGAAGTCTATTCCTGGCCATGCTGTCCTTACACAGCATGACACGAGTGCTGTGAGGAGATTCACTACAGTACCTGTACCAGTTGCCAGGCCAGCAGATCTGAAAATGGCCATGCCAAACCCCAATTCTAATGTTGCACAAGAAACTGCTAGACCACCAACCCCCGTTTTTCTTTCAGTTGCCATACCCTTAGACGAGGTAATGTCCGCAAAGAGGGGTTCAGCAGCTGGTGATAACCAAGCAGCCATAAATCCCTTTGCAGGAAGCTATGGTATAGCAGGAGAGATTACATTTACTTCTGGCCCGGTCCGCAGAGCAGACTCGTGA
- the CABYR gene encoding calcium-binding tyrosine phosphorylation-regulated protein isoform X1, with amino-acid sequence MKDVGTSVQSLPELSLSSENTTAAPVEGAAEDATLTPAAERSAESVRLESAVQSQASVVLGPSSSQAERSTSDVDQASSNPLQDEPPPPAPPPSPPPPPPPPPSPPKDPLEAVPSQSEIEVTSTIQAMPIHTDDEPATEGEVPPYVEQFPQQIVIPFLEQVACLIEIQQPLMPSLNAGQFTCTKLLDPSADDAECDPERMETTAQMASAEQGFIMSAMATTEAGQPPPYSNVWTLYCLTDLSQQGRKSPPPLPPAGTGAPYPQATLYISSGKEQQPFLQQQLTPQGPPPQVSSPTYVMMEESKRGNAPPFILVGSTVQNVQDWKSIPGHAVLTQHDTSAVRRFTTVPVPVARPADLKMAMPNPNSNVAQETARPPTPVFLSVAIPLDEVMSAKRGSAAGDNQAAINPFAGSYGIAGEITFTSGPVRRADS; translated from the exons ATGAAGGATGTGGGAACAAGTGTGCAGTCTCTTCCTGAACTGTCTCTGAGCTCAGAGAACACAACAGCTGCACCAGTAGAAGGTGCTGCTGAAGACGCTACACTTACCCCAGCCGCTGAGCGTTCTGCAGAGTCCGTTAGGCTGGAGTCAGCGGTTCAAAGTCAGGCCTCTGTTGTCCTAGGGCCCTCCAGCAGTCAGGCTGAACGATCAACAAGTGATGTAGATCAAGCTTCCTCAAACCCCTTGCAGGATGAACCACCACCACCTGCTCctccaccatctcctcctcctcctccaccaccaccaccatctcctcctAAAGATCCATTagaggctgtgccttcccaaagcGAAATTGAGGTTACATCAACCATTCAGGCTATGCCAATACATACTGACGATGAGCCTGCTACTGAAGGAGAGGTTCCACCTTACGTAGAGCAGTTCCCGCAGCAAATAGTAATTCCCTTTTTAGAACAAGTAGCTTGTCTAATAGAGATTCAGCAGCCACTAATGCCTTCACTAAATGCAGGTCAGTTTACATGCACTAAGCTCTTAGATCCATCTGCAGATGATGCAGAATGTGACCCTGAAAGAATGGAGACTACAGCGCAAATGGCATCAGCTGAGCAAGGTTTTATTATGTCAG caaTGGCAACAACCGAAGCGGGACAACCACCACCATATTCTAATGTGTGGACTCTCTATTGTCTAACTGATTTGAGCCAACAAGGTCGAAAGTCAccaccaccccttcctcctgctggaACTGGTGCTCCTTATCCCCAAGCAACCCTCTATATATCTAGTGGGAAGGAGCAACAACCGTTCCTACAACAGCAGCTGACACCACAAGGTCCACCACCACAAGTATCCTCTCCAACTTATGTGATGATGGAAGAAAGCAAGAGGGGAAATGCACCACCTTTCATATTAGTGGGCTCTACGGTTCAGAATGTACAGGACTGGAAGTCTATTCCTGGCCATGCTGTCCTTACACAGCATGACACGAGTGCTGTGAGGAGATTCACTACAGTACCTGTACCAGTTGCCAGGCCAGCAGATCTGAAAATGGCCATGCCAAACCCCAATTCTAATGTTGCACAAGAAACTGCTAGACCACCAACCCCCGTTTTTCTTTCAGTTGCCATACCCTTAGACGAGGTAATGTCCGCAAAGAGGGGTTCAGCAGCTGGTGATAACCAAGCAGCCATAAATCCCTTTGCAGGAAGCTATGGTATAGCAGGAGAGATTACATTTACTTCTGGCCCGGTCCGCAGAGCAGACTCGTGA